In Leptospira stimsonii, one DNA window encodes the following:
- a CDS encoding LIC11874 family lipoprotein → MSHFYGRLSKFLFFSFILLFFINCFDYEETVTINHDFTGTLEVSYVVPTRRNSDESLIKFLPTRKDEISNRLNKGFFSKNIVLKDYSFQKIVTPETDPSLFREKAKVYYKVEFQDLSQIEDAMLGKVQVRKKGNTIYVKREIPTISRGPETLKKDGEKKIYSETLRLLRTSSILFKVNFPIASVCRSNRGDVNLGKLSYRLPLAETIEKTGNNSWDYRITVIY, encoded by the coding sequence ATGAGCCATTTTTACGGCCGATTGTCCAAGTTTTTATTCTTCTCCTTTATCCTTTTATTTTTTATCAATTGTTTTGATTACGAGGAAACGGTCACGATCAATCACGATTTTACGGGGACATTAGAAGTTTCTTATGTTGTTCCGACCCGTAGGAACTCCGACGAATCCTTGATCAAGTTTCTTCCGACTCGAAAGGATGAGATTTCCAATCGCCTCAACAAAGGTTTTTTTTCTAAGAATATCGTTCTCAAGGATTATTCTTTCCAAAAGATCGTGACTCCGGAAACGGATCCGAGTCTGTTTCGTGAAAAAGCCAAGGTCTATTACAAGGTAGAATTTCAGGATCTTTCTCAGATCGAGGATGCGATGCTGGGGAAGGTTCAGGTTCGAAAAAAAGGAAATACGATCTATGTTAAGAGAGAAATTCCGACCATAAGCAGAGGCCCCGAAACTCTCAAAAAAGACGGGGAAAAGAAAATTTATTCGGAAACGCTACGGCTTCTTCGGACGAGTTCGATTCTTTTCAAGGTGAATTTTCCGATCGCTTCGGTTTGTCGTTCCAATCGGGGAGATGTGAATCTCGGAAAATTGAGCTATCGTCTTCCGTTAGCCGAAACGATTGAAAAGACCGGAAACAATTCTTGGGATTATAGAATCACCGTAATCTATTGA